Part of the Nostoc sp. ATCC 53789 genome, TTAAGTAAAGCATAATCAAATCTACTATTATTAGGAATAATATTTAATTCCAATATATCTTTTTCTGATTCGTACTTTCCAGCTTTATAGCCAAAGCGCACCCATGCTTTTTGCACTTGGCTTTTACTAAAAATATGATTACAGGTTAGTAATAAATCGTTTGTAATTAAAACTCCTGTGCCTATGGGGTTTCCTATAGGTGATTCGATTCTGCCAACTGTGTTACGAGCAGCTAATGCTTTAAGGTTTTCCTGACCTTTTTCGACTAATCGAGTAAATAATTCTACATCTTGGTATTTTAATCCATAAATGGATTCTAATTCGCATAGAGACTTAAGTACATTTACTAATGGGTGATGATTTAAGTTTTGATGGGAGATTTGATAATTTTTAAATGCTGATACTAATGATTGGGCAAATATATTAGGTGAAGTATCAAATCTCAAATTACTTAAAAATGCAAAATCTACACCAGTATTTTCTAAAAAATTTTGGCGATCGCTAGCTACACTTAGCTTGAGAGCAAAGTTATTTAGCGCCATAATTAATGGTGTAATATCTTGCTGGTCTAAAAATATTTCCGGATTCATGACGCTCTCATGTGTCCAATTTACAGTAGAATTTATAGTTGTAACAAATGAATTGTCAACAGCTTGAGTTACTCCAATAGGCAATAAATCAGAAATCTGCTCTAATGCTTCTGGCTGAAGGTAATCTTCTAAATTAGGAGTAAATTCTTGCAGTGTACCACTAACTTCTGTACTGAGTATCGCTGGAGTACTAGGTTGAACAGATATCTGTTGTTTGAAACGACGCTGCAAATCTTGAATAAACTCTTCAGTAGAAGTTGATTGGAGGTGATATTTCTTCAAGGCTCTCTCAATTTGGTTGAGAATATTTTCATAGAGATCATTAATATATGTCTCTCGTACATCATAAGATTTATCTAGATTGAATGACCAGTAATGATACCATTGCCAAAGTGACCTAAAGTTGTTGGAATGTGGAACAGGTATACTTATTTGTCTAAGAATACTTATTTGTAATATCAACTCTCGGTAGAGTTTTCTATAATCCTTATCCTCATAATTAATTAAATCAATAGTGTCTCTCTGAATAGCAACCGAAATCATGATTCCCTTCAACTTTTTAATTTGTACTATCAGGTCTTCAAATTTTGATATTTGCCACTCTTCAACTAACTGTTGGTGAGATTTGCCTTTAATATGGTGCTGACATAAAACAATATCAATTTGATTTAAAGAGGTATTATATAGGTCGTGAACATATTTTCCTTTTGATGCATATCCCCTTTCTAAAGATGACCAGCGATCGCGCCAATCTAAAAGAGATTTAAAAGGATTATGATTTTCGATAATAACCCCTTCTTCTTCAAGAAATTCTCTCAGGTATACAATATCTTTGTAGAGTTTTGTATAGGATTTCTCTTTATCTCTAATGGGATTCCGATATGCATCAGTTGCAACGGCAATCATTATTGATTGCAACTGTTGAATTTTGGTTAACAGTTCCTCAATTTGTGTTATTACCATAGACAATTTCAGTCTTCTTTAAATTCCTATTTGCAACAGTACATTAGTAATTATGTTTATTTCTGATTGCGTAGATTTTCTATATGCTCTATGAGCCGATTAATTTGTTCTTCCTTGTTGCGCTCCCACTCACGAGACCAAATTCTGTGAATACGCCAGCCTAATTTTTCTAGAACTTCTTGGCGGAGGCGATCGCGATCGCGTGCTGTAGGATATTTACTATAGGTTTCGCCATCACACACAATCCCCAGAAGATACTCTTCCTTTTCCGGCTTGGAATCATCCATCACCACTAAGTCGATTGGATAAGCTGAACGACCTACCCGTTTCTTAACTACGTATCCCCTTTCTGTTAAAACCTGATATACATCTTCTTCAAATGGTAAGTCTAAGCGAGACAGGTCATCACCCTTTTCATCTAGTTTTTGACCGCCATTTTCAACGTATGCAAAATAATCCTTAAGTAACGCAGCTTGTTCACCTTTTTCGGCGATAATATTATTATGATCAATTGAAGCGACTAATACGAACTTGCATCTAGCACGAGTTATTGCAACATTTAATCTTCGTCTCCCTAAATCTTGTTGTTTTCTACTGAAGTAACCAAAGTTGTGATTTAACTGACCGGAATTTTTGTTACCAAAACCAAAGCCAAAGCTTAGGAAAATCACATCTCTCTCATCACCTTGAACATCATCAATTGATTTAACAAAGAACTTCTCTGAGTTCTCTTGAAAAAATTCTTCTATCTCAGGATGTTTAATACTGATTTGTTTGAGTTGTTCCTTGATGGCTTTTGCTTGTTGTTTACTTGAGGTAATAATACCCAAAGATTGTTGAGAGTTTTGCTGATAATGCTGCACTGTTAGCTTTGCAACTTCCTCTGCTTCACGGATATTTTCTCGATTAGCATATATTCCCCCTTTAACAAAATGGAAA contains:
- a CDS encoding trypsin-like peptidase domain-containing protein gives rise to the protein MVITQIEELLTKIQQLQSIMIAVATDAYRNPIRDKEKSYTKLYKDIVYLREFLEEEGVIIENHNPFKSLLDWRDRWSSLERGYASKGKYVHDLYNTSLNQIDIVLCQHHIKGKSHQQLVEEWQISKFEDLIVQIKKLKGIMISVAIQRDTIDLINYEDKDYRKLYRELILQISILRQISIPVPHSNNFRSLWQWYHYWSFNLDKSYDVRETYINDLYENILNQIERALKKYHLQSTSTEEFIQDLQRRFKQQISVQPSTPAILSTEVSGTLQEFTPNLEDYLQPEALEQISDLLPIGVTQAVDNSFVTTINSTVNWTHESVMNPEIFLDQQDITPLIMALNNFALKLSVASDRQNFLENTGVDFAFLSNLRFDTSPNIFAQSLVSAFKNYQISHQNLNHHPLVNVLKSLCELESIYGLKYQDVELFTRLVEKGQENLKALAARNTVGRIESPIGNPIGTGVLITNDLLLTCNHIFSKSQVQKAWVRFGYKAGKYESEKDILELNIIPNNSRFDYALLKINPQTQQKAISIDETSILDSGQNIRIIHHPQGNPVIISDFGQITQVGEDYIDHNVKTDDGSSGAPIFNRQWELIAIHQGNPGIGRTVNRGSTGGIPIRAIWTQISPYLG